The Cryptomeria japonica chromosome 2, Sugi_1.0, whole genome shotgun sequence region AGTTTTCTTCAATAATTAAAATCCAATAACTTGCAGGTAACTTCCAAATTTTGAAAATGTGCAAAAACATGCCTCACtgattgaaaataaatatttcacAACTAGCTAGACAGTTTCAAGCATTATCTAAAGAAAAATTGAATCTCTAAACCAGAAAAGCTTTGTTCAACAAGGCCATTAGCCCATTACCTTTTGTATGACATAGTTACCAAACACATCTGTCATCAGTGTAGATGCTTGTGGCAACACCTCTTGGAAAACTAATGCTTTCTCTTCAGAGTTGCTAGTTTCTAGTTTTTGCTGTATGAACCGGCTTCCTTGTTGATCAGCACTGATACCAAACatgaaatattgtatttttcaatAGAAATGTAAAGCCTTGCTAATAAAATCAGATtgacaaataaaataatatataactcATAACATACTAAAGACTCGCCTGAACTCAACAATGTGTCCAGCAATATCTGATAACTCAAATCTGTGAGTTTTGTTATTCTTTAGTTCCTCAAGAAATGAAGAGCATTTGACGTCATCTAATTTTTCATTTCCCCTTTGTGACTGCCATCCAGAATAAGCTCCCATTGTTGCTACCCTATTTGCTCCTAGTGGAAGGCGAAGGTTCCTCTCATTTGGTCTTGCCAGAAGGCTTGCTGCTATTACTGGAGATCCTGGAAGTACTGGACTTGCTGATGGTGAACTAGGATATTGCATTAAAAAGCCCAGATTAGGAGGACTCCCATAATAAGCAGGACTTACAGAACCACTCCTACCAGCAATTGGTACACCCAATGCTCCATTTCTTGTGAACTGAGATTTATGTTCATTAGCAAAGCCAAGTATTGAGGCTTTGTGTAGCTCGAGGGCATCCATCTGACTTCCACCAATGAATCCTCTCCCTGCTAAAGAATCACCAAGCATTGAAGAATTGTATGCATCCTCGGATGATCGCTGCATATACTGTAGGTATGTAGGGTCTGTAAAGGATGGTTGCAATGTTGCTCCAAGTTGGCCATTGAATTTATAAAGTTGCTGCATATCTACACCAATCCCCATCCCTCCACCAGGCGAAGCTGTGGCAGCTGCCCGTGCATTCATGCTTGCAGCAACAGCGGCAGCTGTATTATCGAATGCCATTGGCATAGAACCATGAGGATATCCCGAAATCATTGAAGGAAAAACGGTGGCATTCATTGGGTAACCACTTATGCCATACTGTGGAGCATAGAAAGCAGATTGTACATTTTGGTAATATGGATTTCCAGAGGCCAAATAAGCAGCTGGATACAGATGCGCTGCAGGTGGTGTACTTGGTTGAAATGTTGGTTGAAGCCCCACAGCTGAACCTTGCATCATATTTGGTGCACCAAATTTAGATTGATTCCGCACAGCATGATCAatgccagaatgatgttgatgttgttgatgaacTTGTGTTGAAGCCTGGGATTGAACTTGGCCTTGAACCAAAGGAACGTGAAGAACCCGCTGCTGACGCTGATATTGTTCTTGTGCCAAATTATAATGATGAGGCTGATCCTCATCATGCTCCTGTTGCAATTGCTGCTGTTTTTTCTGAGAATTGTCTTCTACATTATGCACATCAGCAATATTGAAGCCTTGTAATGTCTCCGCAAGGTTTGATACCTCAGATGTGCTCGCAGCACTAAACATTGTATTTTTTAACTCTGAGTTACCAACAATAGAACCACCTGTTAAACCTGCAATCTCATCTATCAAAGCTTCTCCTTGGCTGCCAGACTTTGTGCTTCCCATTGGTGAATCTGGGGATGGAATTCTTGCAACTGGAGCAGCAGGATGAGAATCACTAGTTGAACCAACGCTGAGGATGTGTATTCCACTAGGAGTAGGTGTTGCTGAACGGGACCCCGGACGTGTAGATGAGAGTTCAGACCCCTTAACAGAAGACATGGCAGATTCTCTAATATACATAAGAGCTTCCAGAGAAGAATTAGCATCAATTCCTTCATCATTTGCTGCACGACTGGAGGAACGAGAAAGTGTATATACAGGGGAGGGCGTTCGAGGAAAGTCCTCCTTTAAAAGAAAAAGCACTAGTTAGTATTTAAATAAAATGATTTCTGAATGAAATTGAACCAAGGAATGGTAGGTCCTCATCAAACTTGTTTCCATgccacaaataaaatatcatagaaaAATAAGGATACAAAACAAATCTTTATCTTTAATTAAACTTTTAGTGATATCCCACTTCATTATCTTTAGACTTTTAGCGAATGTAAAATGTCAGCCAAACATTCTTCACACATATCAGATATTACAGTTCTTCCAACTCATTACATATAACTTTGGAAAATGCTCACCATGCTTTTCATATGTTTAAAATTTCATCATCTGACATTctaactattaggattcattgtaaACTATATCACTCACAACAGAAATGGAAACCAAGATACAGAAGTCTTGAGAACCCCCAGATACGATAGAATATAGAACTATCCATATAAAAATTATATAAGACGAGAAAAATATATACAATGTTAAATAATAATGTATAAGTATATACATTTTTTGCAAATAAAGACTGGAAAGCgttattttgatgaattcaaagtaCATAAAGCTATATAGATTACTTCAACAATCTAGAAATGTAGTTTTAGATATTCAAATACATATCAATGTATCATACTCACTGAATGGATACCTAACCATCTAAGAATACATGTTCATGATCATCTTGAACTGCCACATAATTGAGGTCCTACCATACACTAAATGGATGCCTAACCATCTAATAGTACACATTCATGATCATGTTGAAGTGCTACATAATTGAAGTCTGCAGGATCTTCACAAATATTGGAGATAGAGAGACTTCCTTCAGGAAAGTAACTGCCACTCTCACCCCCTAGTGCTACATTAATTGCTGACTCCAAATCAATTCGAAGATCACTGAATACTTCTTTTGATCAAGAATCATATTATTTCAGATCTCGGATCTTACAATGTATTTGCATTTTTGTGCCTCGGCAATTTTTTTAAAAAGCAGGAATTAGCTAAAATGGGCAAGTAAAAGCAACTTATAGTACAAAGCATGGGCAAAAATACAAGAAAAGGATGGATGACATTATGATCAC contains the following coding sequences:
- the LOC131047405 gene encoding pumilio homolog 5; translation: MATENPMRLISGGDGARNWSTRSENLRFASFGDGAEEELGSLLKGQKFGNNRQVIPNRSGSAPPTVEGSLTSLGGLFPHQNSSFESNWDGVGDAVENLQLEDKLRGDPGYLAYHYSHNLNPRLPRGENRRLAHNLGALGNKQKLRSFDDSNSRSLFSSRPVLPTHKEEPEEERYPGVNPRQFSTEWLEMGSDYFSGTSSSLLGGRPKSLVDLIQEDFPRTPSPVYTLSRSSSRAANDEGIDANSSLEALMYIRESAMSSVKGSELSSTRPGSRSATPTPSGIHILSVGSTSDSHPAAPVARIPSPDSPMGSTKSGSQGEALIDEIAGLTGGSIVGNSELKNTMFSAASTSEVSNLAETLQGFNIADVHNVEDNSQKKQQQLQQEHDEDQPHHYNLAQEQYQRQQRVLHVPLVQGQVQSQASTQVHQQHQHHSGIDHAVRNQSKFGAPNMMQGSAVGLQPTFQPSTPPAAHLYPAAYLASGNPYYQNVQSAFYAPQYGISGYPMNATVFPSMISGYPHGSMPMAFDNTAAAVAASMNARAAATASPGGGMGIGVDMQQLYKFNGQLGATLQPSFTDPTYLQYMQRSSEDAYNSSMLGDSLAGRGFIGGSQMDALELHKASILGFANEHKSQFTRNGALGVPIAGRSGSVSPAYYGSPPNLGFLMQYPSSPSASPVLPGSPVIAASLLARPNERNLRLPLGANRVATMGAYSGWQSQRGNEKLDDVKCSSFLEELKNNKTHRFELSDIAGHIVEFSADQQGSRFIQQKLETSNSEEKALVFQEVLPQASTLMTDVFGNYVIQKFFEHGTDQQRQELANQLVGHVLTLSLQMYGCRVVQKALEVVDVDMQTQLVSELDGNVMRCVRDQNGNHVIQKCIESVPTDRIQFIISSFYGQVVNLSMHPYGCRVIQRVLEHCTEEQKDHGIMEEILQAACSLAQDQYGNYVAQHVLEHGKPHERSEVINKLAGQFVQMSQHKFASNVVEKCLEYGNPTERQMLIDEMLGQTEENDNLQTMMKDQYANYVVQKVLETCDDVQREKLLARIRLHLHALKKYTYGKHIVARVEKLLAVGEKWSSQT